GAGTGAACGCCGGCGTTCGCGCGACCGCGCCGACGGAGAGGTGACTTTTTACCCGGACACGCAAATATTGCGTCCATGGCGCAGCCGTACCAGCACTACATCGACGGCGAGTGGGTCGACGGCGACGGGTCCGAGACGTTCGAGAGCGAGAACCCCGCGACGGGCGAGTCGCTCGGGGAGTTCCGACGCGGTACCCCCGACGATGTCGACCGCGCGGTCGAGGCCGCGGACGCGGCGTTCGAGGAGTGGCGCGAGCTCTCCCGGATCCAGCGCGCGGAGTACCTCTGGGACGTGTACCACGAGCTCCGCGAGCGCACCGACGAGCTGGGCGAGATCGTCTCGAAGGAGTGCGGCAAGGAGATATCGGAGGGGAAGGCGGACGTGGTCGAGGCCGCGCACATGGTCGAGTGGGCCGCGGGCGACGCCCGCCACCCGAAGGGCGACATCGTCCCCTCGGAGATCCCGTCGAAGGACGCGTACATGCGTCGGAAGCCCCGCGGCGTCACCGGCTGCATCACGCCGTGGAACTTCCCGGTCGCGATCCCGTACTGGCACATGGCCATCGCGCTGGTCGAGGGGAACACCGTCGTGTTCAAGCCGGCGGAGCAGACGCCGTGGTGCGCGCAGGTCGTCGCGGAGATGTTCGACGACGCGGGCATCCCGGACGGCGTGTTCAACATGGTACAGGGCTTTGGCGACGCCGGCAACGCGATAGTCGAGAACGACGACGTCCCGACGGTGCTTTTCACCGGCTCCGCGGAGGTCGGTCACCACATTCAGGACAAGCTCGGCGGCGTCCCCGGCAGGCGGGCCGCCTGCGAGATGGGCGGGAAGAACGCGGTCGTCGTCACCGAGGCGGCCGACCTCGACGTCGCGGTCCACTCCGCGGTGATGTCCTCGTTTAAGACGACCGGGCAGCGCTGCGTCTCCTCCGAGCGCCTGATCGTCCACAGCGACGTGTACGACGAGTTCAAAGAGCGGTTCGTCGAGGTCGCGGAGTCGGTCGCGGTCGGGGACCCGCTCGACGAGGACACGTTCATGGGCCCGCTGGTCGAGGCGGAGCACCAAGAGAAGGTCACGGAGTACAACGAACTCGCCCGCGAGGAGGGCGTGAACGTCCTCGTCGACCGGACCGAACTCGCTCCCGACGAGATTCCGGACGGCCACGGGGACGGCCACTGGGTCGGCCCGTTCGTCTACGAGGCGGACCCGGACGCGGACCTGCGGTGTACCCACGAGGAGGTGTTCGGTCCTCACGTCGCGCTCCTCGAGTACGACGGGGACATCGAGCGCGCCGTCGAGATCCAGAACGACGTCGACTACGGGCTGGCGGGCGCGATCATCTCCGAGGACTACCGGCAGATCAACTACTACCGCGACCGCGCCGAACTGGGGCTGGCGTACGGGAACCTCCCGTGTATCGGCGCTGAGGTCCAGCTCCCCTTCGGCGGCGTGAAGAAGTCCGGCAACGGCTACCCCTCCGCCCGCGAGGCGATCGAGGCCGTCACCGACCGCACCGCGTGGACCCTCAACAACTCGAAGGAGATCGAGATGGCGCAGGGCCTCTCCGCGGACATCAAGACGAAAGACGAGTAAGATAGCCGGACGCGCGCCTCTCTCGCCTCCGTCACGTCCCGCACCGCCGCGACGCCC
The sequence above is a segment of the Halorubrum sp. 2020YC2 genome. Coding sequences within it:
- a CDS encoding aldehyde dehydrogenase family protein: MAQPYQHYIDGEWVDGDGSETFESENPATGESLGEFRRGTPDDVDRAVEAADAAFEEWRELSRIQRAEYLWDVYHELRERTDELGEIVSKECGKEISEGKADVVEAAHMVEWAAGDARHPKGDIVPSEIPSKDAYMRRKPRGVTGCITPWNFPVAIPYWHMAIALVEGNTVVFKPAEQTPWCAQVVAEMFDDAGIPDGVFNMVQGFGDAGNAIVENDDVPTVLFTGSAEVGHHIQDKLGGVPGRRAACEMGGKNAVVVTEAADLDVAVHSAVMSSFKTTGQRCVSSERLIVHSDVYDEFKERFVEVAESVAVGDPLDEDTFMGPLVEAEHQEKVTEYNELAREEGVNVLVDRTELAPDEIPDGHGDGHWVGPFVYEADPDADLRCTHEEVFGPHVALLEYDGDIERAVEIQNDVDYGLAGAIISEDYRQINYYRDRAELGLAYGNLPCIGAEVQLPFGGVKKSGNGYPSAREAIEAVTDRTAWTLNNSKEIEMAQGLSADIKTKDE